Proteins from a single region of bacterium:
- a CDS encoding MBL fold metallo-hydrolase has product MAQPWYRVEEIAPGTYQITEGGRWKMFLLLGGEKALAVDGGVGIGNYRALCESLTRLPLEHILTHTHWDHIGAAHQWESAGVHPNGRDRLAVDYTEVCRNLIATWGDGLPFPGEFDPGTFTIPPATPGRDVKEGDVFDLGGRRIRVYDTPGHSPCSVSLLDEKEGVLITGDLVKPFQPLYLQVPTAVLSDYGPSLRKLETIASEVKWVCSGHTDAFSDASIIGEMAEAIERIQENTYDPPRKLKTPGFGVVDAYMGTRFSVWINDHARK; this is encoded by the coding sequence ATGGCACAGCCCTGGTACCGGGTCGAGGAGATCGCACCGGGCACCTACCAGATCACCGAGGGGGGCCGCTGGAAGATGTTCCTCCTCCTCGGCGGGGAGAAGGCGCTGGCCGTGGACGGCGGGGTGGGCATCGGAAACTACCGGGCCCTTTGCGAGAGCCTGACCCGCCTGCCCCTCGAGCACATCCTCACCCACACCCACTGGGATCACATCGGCGCGGCGCACCAGTGGGAGAGCGCCGGGGTCCACCCCAACGGCCGGGACCGCCTGGCGGTGGACTACACCGAGGTCTGCCGGAACCTCATCGCCACCTGGGGGGACGGCCTGCCCTTCCCCGGGGAATTCGACCCCGGTACCTTCACCATCCCGCCGGCCACCCCCGGCCGGGATGTCAAAGAGGGCGATGTTTTCGATCTCGGCGGAAGGCGGATTCGCGTCTACGACACCCCGGGGCACTCCCCCTGCAGCGTCTCCCTCCTCGATGAAAAAGAGGGCGTTCTCATCACGGGCGATCTCGTCAAGCCCTTCCAGCCGCTCTACCTGCAGGTGCCCACCGCCGTCCTCAGCGACTACGGCCCCTCGCTTCGCAAACTCGAAACCATCGCCTCCGAGGTGAAGTGGGTCTGTTCGGGACACACGGACGCCTTCTCGGACGCCTCCATCATCGGCGAGATGGCCGAGGCCATCGAGCGCATCCAGGAAAACACCTACGATCCGCCCCGCAAGCTGAAGACGCCGGGCTTCGGGGTCGTGGACGCCTACATGGGCACGCGCTTTTCGGTGTGGATCAACGACCACGCGAGAAAATAA